The segment TCCTTCACTGGAGCACCAGGGAATCCTAAGCTAACTGCTAAAACAGGGCTGTGAGTGCATTCTAAATGTAGAACACCTGGAAGAATTAAGCTGCACTACATGCCTTCTGTTCAGGTCTTGCTCAGGCAGGGAAGCCAGGCATATAGTCATGTCAGGAACCTGAAAATTTATTCCTCATGACTGGGGGACATAGGAGAGAGAAGTGaggtaggggagaggagaggctGGGGGTAAGGGGAAGAAAGCTGAAAATAGATTAAATTGTTGAAAATATGAGTTAAAAACTGAGAGCCTTCTCTAACTGGTACATTTCAAATAGATAATGTTTACAGGGTCACCCCCTAAGTTTCATCATAAGCACAAAACAGATGTGATGTTGCCTCTTCAGGTGGGCAAGGAGATGGTGCAGAGGTCCCCTTGAACAAAGTTGCCATAGGCTGACAAAGGAACATGTTGGAGTAATGCTCCCTTGTATGATGAATCTTGGGGTCCCACAAACATTTCCTGGCTGCCAAATGTCCAAGAGGCACCTCAAGAAATAAGCTTTTCCTCAATAACAAGATCTGCTATAGTCACAAAGGGGTAGAAAGAAAGGTCTGGGAACAGGGAAGAAAGGTGAAATAGGAAATGGGAGTTGAATGGGGTAGTTCAACAAAAGGTCTTTCCTTATCCTACACCCAAGCTCAAATTCTTGTCATAAACCATCAAAGGCCACTGTGAAACAGCCATTGAGGGTCCCTTTGCAGGTGATTTGCACTGTTTTTGAGGAAATACATCGActcaacaggacagaggagactCTCACCAAACACAAGAGACATTTCCTCGTCCCTTCCTCAAAGGGTTGCCAGTCCTACCCGCCCTCACCCTGCCCACCCTCTAACCCACAGCTGCTTGGAGCACTAGGATGCAGCTGAGAAGGGCACCGAGGTGGATGAAATCTCAGCTGATTTGACAATGGTGATGACGCTGGTGGTGGCGACCTTGGTGGGAGCAATGGGACCACGGGCCACGGTGCGGGCGAACGTCTGCAATGCTTCGTATTTGGAGCGCAGGGCATCCAGCTCCAGCTTCATGCTGCTATTCTCTCGGGCCAGCTTCTCCACCTCCTGTTGCAGCTCCACCCTCTGCCGTTCCAGCTCCTCCTTCTGGGTCACCCGCTTGATGCGACAGCTTGCGGCATAGCCTCGGTTCTTGAGTGTGCGCCGGCGCTGCTTCAGGCGGATCACCTCCTCCTTGGTGAGGCCCCGGAGGTGCTGGTTGAGCTCTCGCACAGACATTGACACCAGCTCATCATCACTGAGCACTGGGGCGTTCTCTCCTGACTCCTTCTTAACCTGGGAAGATATTGGTAGCCATGAAAATGAGGAGTATGCAGCCTAGGGGACTGTAAGTGCAAGGAGGCAGATGACTCGGATGGCTAAAGTGAGCTTTATACAGAGGAATCCAGAGCAATCCCTTGGAGGCTTTATGAAGCTATACAAGGCAATGTGTGGAGTTGTTCCCTATAGCTGCTCAAAGGTAAAATATGGCATCTTGGCTGTACTTAACCAGCGGTGATTTGGAGGGATGGCATTTTTCTCATAAAGAATGTATACAAGAACATTACAGAGTTACTCACTATTCACTGAAAAACTAATGAATAATATGTAAATAACCTAGGCAAGCTAGGAATCTGGCCTGGCCAGTTGGTTTGAAACATGTATATGACAGGCTGTTTTAGAATCCTCCACTAGCATAAGTACGCAATAAATCAACTTCAAACCTCAATTTGAGAAGTCACACACCCCACAGCAAAACAGAATACCTCCTTCAACTTCTAGAAAAGAAGTCTATTAAATCCACACACTGTTACCAGAAGCCTCTatactaacaacaacaacaacaacaaacccaacCCAAACAAAAAAACCGGTTAGATGAACAGATGTGGGAGACAAAAATCTTGCCCATAAATCATTATCTATGCCCTTGCTTCTCTCCATGTTACTAAGCATTACTGCTCCAGAGGAAAAGCTTCAGATGTTCCTTTAAGTGCATTTGAGAGGTTGTGTGTGCTCAAAGAACAGGATCAATGAAACATTTGCTAAGTATCTACTAGGTACTAGTCACTttactaggtgctggagatacaaagacagaatgtGAAATAGTTCCTGTTGGACTATTTAGAGCTAAGTCTCAGACTACTGATTGCTGGTCCAAAAAAGTAGTCCTCAGGCTTTCACTCTAAAGCATCTAGGAAGCAGAACTTAAGTGGTCTCAATATTCTCCCACCACCAAGTGGCACCAAATTGGCAAGAAGAAGGGGCCTTCCTATCTTTTAAATTAGGCAGATACTCTAGATACTGTCACCATCTTTCCCTTACTGGGTTTCCTACTACCAATTCTCATCCAACAACACCTAAACACAGGTCCTTGTTAGGAAGGTAGGGTCAACCCGTGTACTCTGGAATAAAGATACCCATGCTCTTATGGacataaaatattattacatACAGGTGATTGTTGGTAGAACCTGATTCTGTCATAAGTTTCTGGAAGTTTCTTGGGATCTACCTGAAACCACCTAAAAGGAATTCCTTCTTACCTTTAATGCCTTGTTCGGTTTAGGATTAGTCGTCATAACCTGGGCACAGTCACCTGGACAGAACTGATTGGAAAATGCaactggaagaaaaataaacaaacaagcaaatacaGGTTAAGTAATGGCCAAGCTCAGACACCAGAAGGATCTTCTGATAGGCTACTTTCAGAGGAGTTTTGTTTTCCATTCCAAAGATGATCTAACTATAAACATTGTTCTAACCATGATGAAAGCCGCCCCACAGTTCTAAAAGTCACACATATTCTAAGGGTACCACCCTAAAAGTGATGTTACAATGCAACTTTCAGTCATGGATACTTTGTTCTTAGAGTTCAGGAGGCCCCATATATCGTAGTTAACAACAACTACCTAGCACCAGCAACACCCTCCTCTCACTGCAATAGCCAGTGGTCAGATTTTCAATATTCCTTTTAGTTCTGTACTGCAGGAAAAGTGTCTTGTTTTTAAGATGAAACACCACCCATAGACATTCCTCACTCCGTGTTACTCCACCTCATGGAACAAGGAGCTACATTTTCAGCTATAACGGAGATTGACAGCATGTTTTGAGAACTGAAGCAACAGTTTACAGCATGGTGATGGGTGAATACCTGAAACCTCTTGCCTGAGTAACAGCACTGCTCAATATTTTATAACAGACCCACACCCTGAGAAACGTCATTTCCCGCCTTCCCAAGGTCTATAGTGATAAGCCCAGAGACCTGACTGCCACCACAAAGGTAGTCCCCTCCAGTGAGATGACAACCTTTGATGTCACCTTGCCCTCTCACAATGAACTCTGGTTTGGAATATCTGCAACCCAAACCTAGCCCCAGGCCCCTCCTCCTGGTACCCTGCCTCCAGAGAATCGATGCTGCCAGGTGAGCCCGCCCATCGAGTACCTACCGCGGAAAAGGGCACTGCAGTTGTGACATCACCACCTCCTCCTATGCTGCCCTCAACATCCTGACCCCACGATCTGAAGAGCATGGAAGGACTCCGGCTGAGACTACCCCGTGGTCCCTGATGAGCAAGGGAGTCAATGAGCTGGATTTCGAAGCCTGGAGCTGGAGAGTGAGATGGGCAGCAGCAGCACTGGGTGTATGGAGGGAGCACACAGACTGTGTCTGGCGGGAGTTCTCCCCCCAGCCACCCACCAACCAGCCCCCTCCACCCTCCCTTCTCATTTTCACGTCTGCATTGTGTCACACATTCTAATCATTCATGAAAAAACCAGCCAAAGCATCCCAAGCATGATTCCCCTCTGATAGTTGCCatggtgaccttgggaaagtagcCAACCCTGAGATGGTAGTCATGGAAACAGAGAAGCCCAAAAGGAATAATGACTTTGGGTCATGTCTGTGCAAAGACATCACGAGGTCGACAGACAGTAAACAAACTTATTCATATCCCCAAACAACTGGGGAAGGGGCTAAAGGGCCAAGGGGTCAAGAGGTAAAGTATGAAAACTAGGCTTGGTGGCAAGCTGCTTTGCTTGAGTATGAACAACTAATATATATGCTGCCACCTCCCTCCCTTAACTTTCCCCACCTGCACCGACAGGCAAGGCAAAATGTGATGGAAGAAAGAGATTTAGAGAAGTTAAACCTCAGAGATGGAGaggatcctctgactccaaagatgGGGCCCACATTAAAATCTCTATTTTTGATATGGACTAGACAGGGTGGGTAATTTTCCATTTCCCCAGCCTGCTTTGATCTCCCTGCGTCTGTCTCACTTTCATTCCTGCAGCACAGGCTGCCAGGAGACAAGCTGTGATAAATGAGCCCCTGGCACAGAATCCCTTGGCTGCAGCAGCACCtgggaccctctgccctctgaTCTTGCATTCTACTCTTTCTCCATCTGTCCTTTCTGCACCTTGTCTCCAAGAGGACTCTTTTGTGGAGATGGATGTAGTACAATCAGATCTTCAAAAGAGAACCTACAAGAATAACCCCTACAGAACAGCCCTTAGTAAAAACATGACTGCATTCTCTATGAGCATGTTAATGATACAGAATCACCAGGAAAATAAAGACAGTCATATTCAGATGGGCATCTTAGGGCTACTTCCCAATTGTCAGAAAGAACTTAACTCTTAAATATAGCTGTATGCCTACGTATGCATGCAATGGGAGAGAGTGTAGTGGAATGCTCATCGACAAATGGGAAGAAACCTGTTCTGGGATTCTGAGTCTGTCCTTATCAGTCTGACATGACATAACTGCTTTTCTGAGACCTTTCCCCCTCCAACCAGGTACCAGAAGTCAAAATGGCTTCAGAGAAAATAGTGAGGAATCAGCACTGCTCAAACTGCCCCAGTGACCGACCTGCTGGAGCCTGGCAGTTGGGAAAGTGATGAAAAACTTTTCCATGTCAAAAAGGAACAGGCTTCAGTATCtattccaacacacacacacatacacagagtcagaacacacacacacacacacacacacacacagagtcagaacacacatacacacacacacacacactcagaacaTAAGGCCCTGCAGTCAGTCTGTGACATAACTATGCAATGAGTCACCAGCTGTTTACAGAGTTTGAGAGCTCACATTCCCACAGAACCAGAAACCCCTCCCATCCCTACAAGGATACACATGCTGAGTCCCCACTGCTTACACTTGGCAGAAGGAAACCGGAAAAGGAAAGTCAAAGTGGAGAAGAGGGGAACACAACTTAAATCCACTAACTGCACAAAAGAGCATCTTGATTTTCACTCATTGGACTTTTGAGTTTTCAATGCAAAAGTTGAAAACTTGATTGGCTACTTTAGAACCTGAGAGAAAAGGTCAATCTACCAAATAACTCCATAAATGATGAGTGTGTGGTCCAATAATACATTTAATTACCAAAATGTTTGTTACAAGAAGTAGAAATAATATAGATATAATAATAGAGGTTAGTTCACACTGTGAATTCTCTATCTACAAGCTCACTCACCTTCCACAGAATTCTATTGAGGCTACACAGACAGTATGCAGATCTCCCTTTCACTCTGATGATTTCAGGCCTCacgcaagtcatttaatctctctaggcctcagtttccttatctataaaatgaggaggctagacTAGTTGTCCTCTAAGGTTACTCATGGCTCTCTATTCGTGGTCCTATGATAGGCCTATGGCCCTCCCCTTAGCCAAGCACCGGCCTTCCTAGGAGGGGCTTGTACCTCTCAAAACGGGAACTTCATCCTATCTCTCTCTGTGCCCAGATGATTTCATTCAAAGGAACTTATTAACTGCAAAACAGAGGGAAACTGTTGGGTTTGTAACAGAGAGAAAGATGAGCATATACCAATACATAACTGCTATTGTCATCCTGGATACCAAAAATGGATCATCTGCCCACAAAGTGTCAGTGATATCACAGGAGGGTGTcctattaaaatgtttattgctttTGTACATGGGGTAGTCAACTAGTCATTTTAACATCAAAAGCTTTGGCGCTTAATCTGACAGGTTCTTAGGTATGTATATGCCAAATGAACAAACCTCTACTTTCACACTATCTAGTACACAAGTCCTTTGATAATCAAGCTATATGaacacaaaataaaagagaaggaaaaaaatgtgaaccCCAAAGCCCACAGACAAGAAGACGCTGGAATCTCAAAGTCATCACTAGGGGACCAGATAAAGTGAAGTGAGAGTAGAGAAGGGTCACGTAAATGGGCTGGGAATCAAGAGTCTAAGACAAGGTCTTTTTTAACCTTGGGTCCACAGACCCTTGAGGCAGctggtggatcagtggatagagcactatgcttgaagtcaggaagacctgagttcaaattcggcctcagacattttctagctgaaTGACCATGGGATTGCCTGACAAAAAgctccactggagaaggaaatggcaagccacggcagcatctttgccaagaaaatgccatggACATCTGGTCCGTGAGGTCAAAGAGAGTCACACACAATTGACTGACTGAACAACCATGGGCTCCCAAGGAGTCTATGGACAGGTTATAGGAGGACCTGTGAACCTGAATGGGGAagacatttttttatatttttatttgctaGGCTCTACctgaaattgagcatttccttcaaattatttaaaaatattcttctgagaagggatccatagaccaccagactgccaaaggagtccatgacacaaaaatggttaagaaattcCTGatctaaaggaaaaacaaatgtcTCCTCAGcaagtctctctctttcccttgttaaattttacttttagaaAACAAGACAGATAAGACACTGCTTCCTTGGACAGGGCAGGCCACCAATCACCAAACTGGGGCACAGACTCTTTCTGGAAGGCTTTTAATGCTTCAGCAGAATGTACTTACTAGCTTTTCTAGTAATCAGACTGTTGTTCCCCTAGCGCAACAACTTGGTGTTAAAGGAGAGATCTTGGTTATTGTCTTAGACTATCTTAACTCTGGATAGGCCAGGTTATTAAATTGAGAATTTGAGAA is part of the Notamacropus eugenii isolate mMacEug1 chromosome 3, mMacEug1.pri_v2, whole genome shotgun sequence genome and harbors:
- the MAFK gene encoding transcription factor MafK — protein: MTTNPKPNKALKVKKESGENAPVLSDDELVSMSVRELNQHLRGLTKEEVIRLKQRRRTLKNRGYAASCRIKRVTQKEELERQRVELQQEVEKLARENSSMKLELDALRSKYEALQTFARTVARGPIAPTKVATTSVITIVKSAEISSTSVPFSAAS